A single genomic interval of Psychroserpens sp. NJDZ02 harbors:
- a CDS encoding acyl transferase — MTLTNDIFNITSDTQFKAVALEVFRFQFENNSIYRSFCDLLYVNPSDVSELHQIPYLPIQFFKSHAVLSSKDSIKTTFSSSGTTGQITSKHHVTDLSIYETSFKKGFNHFYGNIEDYTVLALLPNYLEREGSSLVYMVDQLIKDSNKPKSGFYLNNLDELKDTLIQLDSSGEKVLMIGVSFALLDLIEAHTFNLNNTIIMETGGMKGRRKELIRQELHTLLKQGFGVNTIHSEYGMTELLSQAYSKGHGVFNCPPWMKLLTRDTEDALTVFDTPKTGGINVIDLANINSCSFIATQDLGKTYTNADFEIIGRFDNSDIRGCNLMVL, encoded by the coding sequence ATGACCCTAACAAACGACATATTTAACATCACTTCAGACACCCAATTTAAAGCTGTAGCTTTAGAGGTGTTCCGCTTTCAGTTTGAGAACAATAGTATTTATCGCTCATTTTGCGATTTACTGTATGTAAACCCAAGTGATGTTTCAGAATTACATCAGATTCCTTATTTACCGATTCAGTTTTTTAAATCGCATGCCGTTTTAAGTTCTAAAGACTCTATCAAAACAACCTTTAGTAGCAGTGGCACAACAGGACAGATTACGAGTAAACATCATGTCACCGACTTAAGTATTTATGAGACTAGTTTTAAAAAAGGTTTTAATCATTTTTATGGCAACATAGAAGATTACACCGTTTTAGCACTATTGCCTAATTACCTAGAACGAGAAGGCTCCTCTTTAGTATATATGGTTGATCAGTTAATTAAAGATTCTAACAAACCTAAAAGCGGGTTTTATTTAAATAATTTAGATGAATTAAAAGACACTCTTATTCAACTAGACAGTTCTGGAGAAAAAGTCTTAATGATAGGCGTTTCGTTTGCGCTTTTAGATTTAATTGAAGCTCATACATTTAACCTTAACAATACCATTATAATGGAAACTGGCGGGATGAAAGGGCGACGCAAAGAATTAATACGACAAGAATTACATACGCTTTTAAAACAAGGTTTTGGTGTCAATACAATCCATAGCGAATATGGTATGACCGAGTTACTAAGTCAAGCTTACTCTAAAGGACACGGCGTTTTTAACTGTCCGCCTTGGATGAAACTACTAACTAGAGACACAGAAGATGCCTTAACCGTTTTTGACACTCCAAAAACAGGTGGTATTAATGTTATTGATTTAGCAAACATTAATTCTTGTAGTTTTATTGCCACTCAAGATTTAGGAAAAACTTACACCAATGCAGACTTCGAAATTATTGGTC